Proteins encoded in a region of the Podarcis muralis chromosome 2, rPodMur119.hap1.1, whole genome shotgun sequence genome:
- the NDEL1 gene encoding nuclear distribution protein nudE-like 1 isoform X2 yields the protein MIMDCEEIPEFSCPEEETAYWKELSLKYKQSFQEARDELAEFQEGSRELEAELEAQLVQAEQRNRDLQADNQRLKQEVETLKEKLEHQYSQSYKQVSLLEDDLSQTRAIKDQLHKYVRELEQSNDDLERAKRATIVSLEDFEQRLNQAIERNAFLESELDDKESLLVSVQRLKDEARDLRQELAVRERQQEVTRKSAPSSPTLDCEKMDSAVQASLSLPATPVGKSCENSFPSPKALPNGFGTSPLTPSARISALNIVGDLLRKVGALESKLAACRNFAKDQASRKSYISGNINSSMINSNGMKFCHSGHTTFYDKAAVNGFDQGPPPGLGGSRPSSAPGMLPLSV from the exons ATGATCATGGACTGTGAAGAAATCCCTGAGTTCTCATGTCCAGAGGAAGAAACTGCATACTGGAAGGAGTTATCTTTGAAATATAAACAAAG TTTCCAGGAGGCCCGTGACGAGCTGGCAGAATTTCAGGAGGGCAGCAGAGAACTGGAAGCAGAGTTGGAGGCTCAGCTGGTACAGGCTGAACAGAGGAACCGGGACTTGCAAGCAGACAACCAAAGATTAAAGCAAGAAGTGGAAACTTTAAAG GAGAAGCTTGAGCACCAGTATTCACAAAGCTACAAGCAAGTGTCTTTGTTGGAGGATGACTTGAGTCAGACCCGGGCAATTAAAGACCAGCTGCATAAATATGTGAGAGAGCTAGAGCAATCCAATGATGACCTTGAGCGTGCTAAGAG GGCCACAATTGTTTCCTTGGAAGACTTTGAACAAAGACTGAATCAAGCCATTGAGAGAAATGCCTTTTTGGAAAGCGAGTTAGATGACAAGGAATCTCTGCTAGTTTCTGTACAAAGGCTGAAGGATGAAGCAAGAG ATTTAAGACAAGAATTAGCAGTACGGGAAAGGCAACAGGAAGTGACCAGGAAGTCAGCTCCTAGTTCCCCAACCTTGGACTGTGAGAAGATGGATTCAGCTGTCCAAGCATCACTCTCACTGCCGGCAACACCTGTTGGGAAAAGCTGTGAGAACAGCTTTCCCTCTCCAAAAG CTCTTCCCAACGGTTTTGGTACCAGTCCCCTTACTCCCTCTGCCAGAATATCTGCGCTCAATATTGTAGGTGATCTCCTAAGGAAAGTTGGG GCTTTGGAATCGAAATTAGCTGCTTGTAGAAACTTTGCGAAGGACCAGGCATCGCGGAAATCTTACATTTCAGGGAACATAAACAGCAGCATGATAAACAGCAATGGCATGAAGTTCTGTCATTCAGGACACACGACATTCTATGACAAAGC GGCAGTCAATGGCTTTGACCAAGGCCCACCACCAGGTCTAGGAGGGTCCAGACCATCATCAGCACCAGGCATGCTCCCTCTGAGTGTATGA
- the NDEL1 gene encoding nuclear distribution protein nudE-like 1 isoform X3, which translates to MIMDCEEIPEFSCPEEETAYWKELSLKYKQSFQEARDELAEFQEGSRELEAELEAQLVQAEQRNRDLQADNQRLKQEVETLKEKLEHQYSQSYKQVSLLEDDLSQTRAIKDQLHKYVRELEQSNDDLERAKRATIVSLEDFEQRLNQAIERNAFLESELDDKESLLVSVQRLKDEARDLRQELAVRERQQEVTRKSAPSSPTLDCEKMDSAVQASLSLPATPVGKSCENSFPSPKALPNGFGTSPLTPSARISALNIVGDLLRKVGALESKLAACRNFAKDQASRKSYISGNINSSMINSNGMKFCHSGHTTFYDKASDSLRISWGSQWL; encoded by the exons ATGATCATGGACTGTGAAGAAATCCCTGAGTTCTCATGTCCAGAGGAAGAAACTGCATACTGGAAGGAGTTATCTTTGAAATATAAACAAAG TTTCCAGGAGGCCCGTGACGAGCTGGCAGAATTTCAGGAGGGCAGCAGAGAACTGGAAGCAGAGTTGGAGGCTCAGCTGGTACAGGCTGAACAGAGGAACCGGGACTTGCAAGCAGACAACCAAAGATTAAAGCAAGAAGTGGAAACTTTAAAG GAGAAGCTTGAGCACCAGTATTCACAAAGCTACAAGCAAGTGTCTTTGTTGGAGGATGACTTGAGTCAGACCCGGGCAATTAAAGACCAGCTGCATAAATATGTGAGAGAGCTAGAGCAATCCAATGATGACCTTGAGCGTGCTAAGAG GGCCACAATTGTTTCCTTGGAAGACTTTGAACAAAGACTGAATCAAGCCATTGAGAGAAATGCCTTTTTGGAAAGCGAGTTAGATGACAAGGAATCTCTGCTAGTTTCTGTACAAAGGCTGAAGGATGAAGCAAGAG ATTTAAGACAAGAATTAGCAGTACGGGAAAGGCAACAGGAAGTGACCAGGAAGTCAGCTCCTAGTTCCCCAACCTTGGACTGTGAGAAGATGGATTCAGCTGTCCAAGCATCACTCTCACTGCCGGCAACACCTGTTGGGAAAAGCTGTGAGAACAGCTTTCCCTCTCCAAAAG CTCTTCCCAACGGTTTTGGTACCAGTCCCCTTACTCCCTCTGCCAGAATATCTGCGCTCAATATTGTAGGTGATCTCCTAAGGAAAGTTGGG GCTTTGGAATCGAAATTAGCTGCTTGTAGAAACTTTGCGAAGGACCAGGCATCGCGGAAATCTTACATTTCAGGGAACATAAACAGCAGCATGATAAACAGCAATGGCATGAAGTTCTGTCATTCAGGACACACGACATTCTATGACAAAGC GTCAGATTCCCTGCGCATTTCATGG GGCAGTCAATGGCTTTGA
- the NDEL1 gene encoding nuclear distribution protein nudE-like 1 isoform X1 — protein MIMDCEEIPEFSCPEEETAYWKELSLKYKQSFQEARDELAEFQEGSRELEAELEAQLVQAEQRNRDLQADNQRLKQEVETLKEKLEHQYSQSYKQVSLLEDDLSQTRAIKDQLHKYVRELEQSNDDLERAKRATIVSLEDFEQRLNQAIERNAFLESELDDKESLLVSVQRLKDEARDLRQELAVRERQQEVTRKSAPSSPTLDCEKMDSAVQASLSLPATPVGKSCENSFPSPKALPNGFGTSPLTPSARISALNIVGDLLRKVGALESKLAACRNFAKDQASRKSYISGNINSSMINSNGMKFCHSGHTTFYDKAPCSLLPAPNCRWILKQPRMFMDPTQSAAAAAL, from the exons ATGATCATGGACTGTGAAGAAATCCCTGAGTTCTCATGTCCAGAGGAAGAAACTGCATACTGGAAGGAGTTATCTTTGAAATATAAACAAAG TTTCCAGGAGGCCCGTGACGAGCTGGCAGAATTTCAGGAGGGCAGCAGAGAACTGGAAGCAGAGTTGGAGGCTCAGCTGGTACAGGCTGAACAGAGGAACCGGGACTTGCAAGCAGACAACCAAAGATTAAAGCAAGAAGTGGAAACTTTAAAG GAGAAGCTTGAGCACCAGTATTCACAAAGCTACAAGCAAGTGTCTTTGTTGGAGGATGACTTGAGTCAGACCCGGGCAATTAAAGACCAGCTGCATAAATATGTGAGAGAGCTAGAGCAATCCAATGATGACCTTGAGCGTGCTAAGAG GGCCACAATTGTTTCCTTGGAAGACTTTGAACAAAGACTGAATCAAGCCATTGAGAGAAATGCCTTTTTGGAAAGCGAGTTAGATGACAAGGAATCTCTGCTAGTTTCTGTACAAAGGCTGAAGGATGAAGCAAGAG ATTTAAGACAAGAATTAGCAGTACGGGAAAGGCAACAGGAAGTGACCAGGAAGTCAGCTCCTAGTTCCCCAACCTTGGACTGTGAGAAGATGGATTCAGCTGTCCAAGCATCACTCTCACTGCCGGCAACACCTGTTGGGAAAAGCTGTGAGAACAGCTTTCCCTCTCCAAAAG CTCTTCCCAACGGTTTTGGTACCAGTCCCCTTACTCCCTCTGCCAGAATATCTGCGCTCAATATTGTAGGTGATCTCCTAAGGAAAGTTGGG GCTTTGGAATCGAAATTAGCTGCTTGTAGAAACTTTGCGAAGGACCAGGCATCGCGGAAATCTTACATTTCAGGGAACATAAACAGCAGCATGATAAACAGCAATGGCATGAAGTTCTGTCATTCAGGACACACGACATTCTATGACAAAGC cCCCTGTAgtcttctccctgcccccaattGTCGCTGGATCCTGAAACAGCCACGCATGTTTATGGACCCAACccaatctgctgctgctgctgccttatgA